From a region of the Bdellovibrio bacteriovorus genome:
- a CDS encoding NAD(P)H-dependent flavin oxidoreductase, with the protein MLKKIKTPFTEMMKIDYPIIAAPMFLVSNADIVVQASESGGIGTFPALNYRPIEKYVEALKEIKSRTKKPIGVNIIVNKSNARQNEDLKHALDNGVELFITSLGSPKEVIKEAHKNGAKVLCDVTNLEHALKVQDMGADGVIAVSSGAGGHAGPISPLVLIPWLKTRLQIPIVAAGGISHGSMMSAVLALGASGVSVGTRFIASYEAQVDEAYKEAIIKSTPEDIVMTTRVSGTPAAVINTPYVQKIGTDLPWAMKVLKDHKMTKKYMVPLIHLMGMKSLEEAASKPTWKTVWTAGQSVGLVEEILSVKEIYEKLITEYDESVKNLSSLGLD; encoded by the coding sequence ATGTTAAAGAAAATCAAGACGCCATTCACGGAGATGATGAAGATCGATTACCCCATCATCGCGGCACCGATGTTTCTAGTGAGCAACGCCGACATCGTCGTTCAGGCCAGTGAAAGCGGTGGCATCGGAACCTTCCCCGCCTTGAATTATCGTCCGATTGAAAAATACGTCGAAGCTTTGAAAGAAATCAAAAGTCGCACGAAAAAACCTATCGGCGTTAACATCATCGTTAATAAAAGCAATGCACGCCAAAACGAGGACCTCAAACACGCCTTAGACAATGGAGTGGAACTTTTTATTACCTCCTTAGGAAGCCCCAAAGAGGTGATTAAAGAAGCACATAAAAACGGAGCGAAAGTTCTTTGTGACGTTACAAACTTAGAGCACGCTTTGAAAGTACAAGACATGGGCGCTGATGGTGTGATTGCGGTATCCAGTGGCGCTGGCGGACATGCTGGGCCTATTTCTCCTTTGGTATTAATTCCTTGGCTCAAAACTCGTTTGCAAATTCCTATTGTGGCTGCCGGTGGAATTTCACACGGCTCGATGATGTCTGCTGTTTTAGCTTTAGGAGCCTCCGGCGTGAGCGTAGGAACGAGATTCATTGCCAGCTATGAAGCACAAGTGGATGAAGCCTACAAAGAAGCCATTATCAAATCCACTCCTGAGGATATTGTTATGACGACAAGAGTGTCTGGGACTCCCGCGGCCGTCATCAACACTCCTTATGTGCAAAAAATCGGGACGGATTTACCTTGGGCGATGAAAGTTCTAAAAGACCATAAGATGACAAAGAAATACATGGTGCCGCTGATTCATCTTATGGGAATGAAGTCTTTAGAAGAAGCCGCCAGCAAACCCACTTGGAAAACTGTTTGGACAGCCGGCCAATCCGTGGGTCTGGTGGAGGAAATTCTGAGCGTGAAAGAGATTTATGAAAAACTCATCACCGAATATGATGAAAGCGTAAAAAATCTTTCAAGCCTAGGACTTGATTGA
- a CDS encoding TetR/AcrR family transcriptional regulator, protein MGAAPISHTSPEKKYMLKIPVQKRSKETVASIVESCARLLVQEPYHAITTDKIAEMAGVSIGSLYQFFANKEAIVAAVIDDLLQKDLAYIEENLAKLQATDLDSKVHAFIDIGFTRFHDNRPLRTALQGVQGMLDYWDTRRVFFEHYQKAVLAHMPPIPGRDRDMMALFIVSCFNNILHLALLGPQSQEREDAIKKEVFLLIRRYLNP, encoded by the coding sequence ATGGGTGCTGCTCCTATCAGCCACACAAGTCCTGAAAAGAAATATATGCTCAAAATTCCGGTTCAAAAACGTTCCAAAGAGACCGTTGCGAGCATTGTGGAATCTTGTGCCCGACTTCTCGTTCAAGAGCCGTATCATGCGATTACGACAGATAAAATCGCAGAAATGGCCGGAGTGAGTATCGGTTCTCTTTATCAATTCTTCGCAAACAAAGAAGCCATTGTTGCTGCGGTTATTGATGACCTTTTGCAAAAAGACCTCGCTTATATCGAGGAAAACTTAGCAAAGCTTCAAGCCACAGACTTGGATTCCAAAGTTCATGCATTTATTGACATCGGGTTCACACGTTTCCACGACAACCGCCCCCTAAGAACGGCATTGCAAGGCGTACAAGGGATGCTGGACTACTGGGATACCCGCCGTGTGTTCTTTGAACATTATCAAAAAGCGGTATTAGCTCACATGCCACCAATTCCTGGTCGCGATCGTGACATGATGGCTCTTTTCATCGTCAGCTGCTTTAATAATATTTTGCATCTGGCTTTATTAGGCCCGCAATCGCAAGAGCGTGAAGATGCGATCAAAAAAGAAGTGTTCTTATTGATCCGTCGTTACTTGAATCCTTAG
- a CDS encoding helix-turn-helix domain-containing protein: protein MICIIDMRGRIHETDCRRLRVNLNEMLNAETSMGKKLGVCVKDLEQRVLFQNDNSIKTCGPMAGQICNKTCNALCKKIDECAAVSPGMHLFKDHEIDGQKVDITIVNDGERIMTFMYLLENQQESKLKQEAFFREKGLTKSELRIMSMVLDGHTNAAIAEKLFISKATLKTHLNNIYKKLPDSMRPSQGRGA, encoded by the coding sequence ATGATCTGCATCATCGACATGCGAGGCCGTATTCACGAAACTGACTGTAGGAGGCTTCGCGTGAATCTGAATGAAATGCTCAATGCTGAAACAAGTATGGGTAAAAAACTGGGTGTCTGTGTAAAGGATTTAGAACAACGGGTTCTCTTTCAGAACGACAACTCCATTAAGACCTGCGGCCCTATGGCCGGACAAATCTGCAATAAGACCTGCAATGCCCTCTGCAAGAAAATCGATGAATGTGCGGCGGTTTCTCCCGGTATGCATCTTTTCAAAGATCATGAGATCGATGGTCAAAAAGTCGATATCACAATCGTGAATGATGGCGAGCGTATCATGACATTCATGTACCTTCTTGAAAACCAGCAAGAATCTAAACTGAAGCAAGAAGCCTTCTTCCGAGAAAAAGGTTTAACGAAGAGCGAGCTGCGAATTATGAGCATGGTGTTAGACGGGCACACGAATGCGGCGATTGCCGAGAAGCTTTTCATTTCTAAGGCGACGCTAAAAACGCATTTAAATAATATTTATAAAAAACTTCCAGACTCGATGCGCCCGTCACAGGGACGCGGTGCCTAA
- a CDS encoding universal stress protein, which yields MRIIWAIDAFEDNKELNQKMADYITHLHETTQAEIEPLYLLRENEIVLPTYEVPAWVTDHSKTAESLFREVLSDYNLPFLKEPKVIPHASQSHAGAAETLSNYALKSHADLIIVGSHGRQGFQRFILGSFAESLLLQSEVPVCVVGSHALKTRSSRSILFPTEFGEHSKDNFRHVLDLARKFNAEVLLLHAIARPIESLFDLDTRPRVYNYDGKMMTLEQIVESQIEAQSHRAQQWVDWAAKEGVIAHFHIDNTFKPIDELILDAIETHQSDLIVMEAQSGPMSAALLGSYTRNVVRKATCPVYVLTRHFYDKQEDRFIDTPAP from the coding sequence ATGAGAATCATCTGGGCTATTGACGCGTTTGAGGATAACAAAGAGCTAAACCAGAAGATGGCGGACTACATCACCCATCTTCACGAAACCACGCAGGCAGAGATTGAACCTCTTTATCTGCTCAGGGAAAATGAAATCGTTCTTCCCACGTATGAAGTGCCAGCTTGGGTGACAGACCACTCTAAAACCGCTGAGTCTTTATTTCGCGAAGTGCTCTCGGACTACAATCTTCCCTTTTTAAAAGAGCCTAAAGTTATTCCACACGCTTCGCAATCCCACGCGGGGGCTGCAGAAACACTTTCAAACTATGCTTTAAAAAGTCACGCTGACTTGATCATCGTTGGCAGCCATGGACGACAAGGCTTTCAAAGATTTATCTTAGGAAGCTTCGCCGAAAGCCTCCTCCTGCAATCCGAGGTGCCCGTCTGTGTGGTGGGCAGTCACGCTTTAAAAACCCGCTCTAGCCGCAGCATCTTATTCCCAACGGAGTTTGGTGAACACTCTAAGGATAACTTCCGCCACGTCTTGGATCTGGCTCGTAAATTCAATGCTGAAGTGTTGCTGTTGCACGCCATCGCGCGCCCTATTGAAAGCCTTTTTGATCTGGATACGCGTCCTCGCGTGTACAACTATGATGGAAAAATGATGACGTTAGAACAAATCGTAGAAAGTCAGATTGAAGCTCAATCCCATCGGGCTCAGCAATGGGTGGATTGGGCGGCAAAGGAAGGCGTCATCGCACATTTTCATATCGACAACACCTTTAAGCCTATTGATGAATTGATTCTTGATGCCATAGAAACCCATCAGTCAGATTTGATTGTGATGGAGGCTCAAAGCGGCCCCATGAGTGCCGCTCTTTTAGGAAGTTACACGCGCAATGTGGTTCGTAAAGCGACCTGCCCCGTGTATGTTCTGACTCGTCACTTCTATGACAAGCAAGAGGATCGCTTTATCGATACACCTGCACCTTAG
- a CDS encoding LTA synthase family protein yields MSFLISSGRYILRLVIFGMVLRAVVALYLNLWDFSVPASFDNTLGPFLYGWHFDLAITAFLYLLLYGSSLLFSFSEKTFSRLNSLLLFCYTILITTDAIYAKESGRHISYEVYNLFTIQGSLGNLLKLYWLQLLFAFLGASFVGRFFTPRYKPVQGIVKRTLALLFVLVISLVFARGFEGIPQDPSWAYRAGGGSKGATLALNGAYGIVWAAFAGKKSSKENIEVPLHVKSLDIFNEWRVRRGIEKAVGNFDGNIVIVFMEGWPGVYVDKKVGEEEVLPFFNSLRAESLRVDLMLAGGHRTTEGLFATLCSLPNPPGKSIMFTEIENKDFKCFPQFLERKGYSSAFFQGSDQYTSGVGLLVLKTGFQNSYGKREIPDWTMIEQNAWGVFDQDLYKFATQKMDTMTEPMLIGINTNTTHDLALPKGVRPAFGEENNQSMHLSVTHHADKELRGFYETLKKRSWKKDWLFVLVSDHTSFAANGIFEHYSIPFLMKYHSVGGNRKPPFEHKLIHGAFSQNDVGATIADLTGNAAPEFLGRSLLRPQEFSTGANLFHLGTSVWFEGEWAVVFNIRDYGNYKCYHWQNDMLFHYPLPCPTDGEQMYLRGLSYLKESQELLFK; encoded by the coding sequence ATGTCGTTTTTAATTTCTTCTGGCCGCTACATTCTTCGTCTTGTAATTTTCGGAATGGTTCTACGTGCTGTCGTAGCCCTTTACCTAAATCTTTGGGACTTTTCTGTCCCTGCAAGCTTTGATAACACTTTAGGTCCCTTTCTTTATGGATGGCATTTCGATCTCGCGATTACTGCTTTTCTTTATCTTTTGCTTTACGGAAGCTCGTTGCTTTTTTCGTTTTCCGAAAAAACATTTTCGCGACTCAACAGTCTTTTGTTATTTTGTTACACGATTTTGATTACTACAGACGCGATTTACGCTAAAGAGTCCGGCCGTCACATTTCTTATGAGGTCTACAACCTCTTTACAATTCAAGGCTCTTTAGGAAATCTTTTAAAACTTTACTGGTTACAACTGCTCTTCGCCTTCTTGGGCGCATCTTTCGTCGGTCGCTTTTTCACTCCACGTTATAAGCCGGTTCAAGGAATTGTGAAGCGCACTTTGGCTTTGCTTTTTGTATTAGTCATCAGCTTAGTCTTTGCGCGTGGCTTTGAAGGCATTCCCCAGGATCCCTCTTGGGCATATCGCGCCGGGGGCGGCAGTAAGGGTGCGACACTGGCATTAAATGGAGCTTACGGTATTGTGTGGGCGGCCTTTGCCGGAAAAAAATCGAGTAAGGAAAATATCGAAGTTCCTCTGCACGTGAAGAGTCTTGATATCTTCAATGAATGGCGCGTTCGTCGTGGTATAGAAAAAGCCGTTGGCAATTTCGATGGCAACATCGTGATTGTTTTCATGGAAGGCTGGCCTGGCGTGTACGTCGATAAAAAAGTCGGCGAAGAAGAAGTTCTTCCTTTCTTTAACTCTCTTCGTGCAGAATCCCTGCGGGTGGACTTGATGCTCGCGGGAGGGCACCGTACAACGGAAGGACTTTTTGCCACTCTTTGCAGTCTGCCCAATCCTCCCGGAAAAAGCATCATGTTCACTGAAATCGAAAACAAAGATTTTAAGTGCTTTCCGCAGTTCTTAGAGAGAAAAGGCTACAGCTCTGCTTTCTTTCAAGGATCTGATCAATACACCAGCGGCGTGGGTCTTTTAGTTTTAAAAACAGGCTTTCAGAATTCTTACGGCAAACGTGAAATTCCGGATTGGACGATGATTGAACAAAACGCTTGGGGCGTGTTCGATCAGGATCTTTATAAATTTGCGACCCAAAAGATGGACACGATGACAGAACCCATGTTGATTGGCATTAACACCAATACAACCCATGATCTGGCGTTACCGAAAGGTGTTCGTCCTGCCTTTGGTGAAGAGAACAATCAATCCATGCATCTCAGCGTCACCCACCACGCGGACAAAGAGCTGAGGGGTTTTTATGAGACTTTAAAGAAAAGATCTTGGAAAAAAGACTGGCTCTTTGTTCTTGTATCGGATCACACCAGCTTTGCTGCAAATGGAATTTTTGAACACTACTCGATTCCATTTTTAATGAAATATCATTCCGTGGGTGGAAATAGAAAACCTCCCTTTGAACACAAATTGATTCATGGAGCGTTTTCACAAAATGATGTCGGTGCAACGATAGCGGACCTTACTGGAAACGCAGCACCGGAGTTTTTGGGAAGATCTTTGCTGCGCCCCCAGGAGTTTTCAACAGGCGCCAACCTTTTCCATTTAGGAACCTCTGTTTGGTTTGAGGGAGAATGGGCCGTTGTTTTTAATATTCGCGATTACGGGAACTACAAGTGTTATCACTGGCAGAACGACATGCTTTTTCACTACCCTCTTCCGTGCCCGACCGATGGCGAACAAATGTACTTAAGAGGCCTCAGCTACCTTAAAGAATCTCAAGAACTGCTTTTCAAATAA
- a CDS encoding MFS transporter → MALLLVSLCLAAVITLYFKNNPLGHSRKFMIRRFVNWFPLGMTYAFLYMGRYNLNVSKNALGDMMTKEQFGLIFAAGTITYGLSFLLNGPIVDKIGGKKGIIIAALGSALMNILMGGVTYLYLMGRLKTNMVLAFSVLFALNMFFQSYGAVSIIKVKAYWFHVRERGVFGAIFGTLISFGVYFAFDWGQAIVEASKLHIEGQKTAFQGFIQHIFAIDTGTTNATWLVFTIPAFLLIVWALIDFVLLKDSPKEANFDDFDTADASSSPGEDDSNLKISIGFMLKKIFTNPVMITIALVDFTSGVLRNGIMQWYLVYAHETKETNPVFFEGSQFFIKNWGLLLCLTGIFGGFAAGIVSDRLFQSRRGPPAAINNGIMIILLIIMVFSLMNHPTMLGLAAVMITLTVIGVHSLMSGTAAADFGGKKMTATASGIVDGCVYLGSGIQSLAIGYLSHKNWIYWPLFLIPFAVMGLFLALRMWNELPAATKKYILEVEKKEEKLQQQQARASTDPAGVPN, encoded by the coding sequence ATGGCTCTTTTGCTCGTAAGCTTATGTCTTGCAGCGGTGATCACGCTCTACTTTAAGAACAATCCGTTGGGACACTCGCGCAAATTCATGATCCGACGCTTTGTTAACTGGTTTCCTCTAGGCATGACTTACGCCTTCCTATATATGGGTCGTTACAACCTGAACGTTTCTAAGAACGCTTTGGGCGATATGATGACGAAAGAGCAGTTTGGTCTGATCTTCGCGGCCGGTACAATCACTTACGGTCTTTCTTTCCTCCTGAATGGTCCCATTGTCGATAAAATCGGTGGTAAAAAAGGAATCATCATTGCCGCTTTAGGTTCTGCATTGATGAACATCCTTATGGGTGGCGTGACTTATCTTTATTTGATGGGTCGTTTAAAAACCAACATGGTCCTTGCGTTCTCCGTCTTGTTCGCATTGAATATGTTCTTCCAATCTTACGGCGCGGTTTCGATTATCAAAGTAAAAGCTTATTGGTTCCACGTACGTGAACGCGGTGTCTTCGGCGCGATCTTCGGGACTTTGATTTCTTTCGGTGTTTATTTTGCCTTCGACTGGGGACAAGCAATCGTTGAAGCTTCTAAGCTTCATATTGAAGGTCAAAAAACGGCGTTCCAAGGTTTTATCCAACACATCTTCGCTATCGACACAGGAACGACAAATGCAACTTGGTTGGTGTTCACAATCCCGGCATTCCTTTTGATTGTTTGGGCATTGATCGACTTCGTTCTTCTTAAAGACTCTCCTAAAGAAGCCAACTTTGATGACTTTGATACGGCAGATGCTTCTTCATCTCCAGGTGAAGATGACTCTAACTTGAAAATCTCAATCGGCTTCATGCTTAAAAAGATCTTCACTAATCCAGTGATGATCACAATCGCTTTAGTAGACTTCACTTCCGGTGTTCTTCGTAACGGTATCATGCAGTGGTACTTGGTTTATGCCCACGAAACAAAAGAGACAAATCCGGTCTTCTTTGAAGGTTCCCAATTCTTCATTAAAAACTGGGGTCTGCTTCTTTGCTTAACAGGTATCTTCGGCGGATTCGCAGCAGGTATCGTTTCAGACCGTTTATTCCAGTCGCGTCGTGGCCCTCCAGCCGCGATCAACAACGGTATCATGATTATTCTTTTGATCATCATGGTGTTCTCTTTGATGAATCATCCAACAATGCTGGGTCTTGCAGCGGTTATGATCACATTGACCGTTATCGGCGTTCACTCGTTGATGTCGGGTACAGCAGCGGCGGACTTCGGTGGTAAAAAAATGACGGCAACTGCCTCTGGCATCGTCGACGGCTGCGTTTACTTAGGAAGTGGTATCCAATCTTTGGCGATTGGTTATCTTTCACACAAGAACTGGATCTACTGGCCGCTATTCTTGATCCCGTTTGCAGTGATGGGTCTTTTCTTAGCTCTTAGAATGTGGAATGAACTTCCAGCAGCTACTAAAAAGTACATCTTGGAAGTAGAGAAAAAAGAAGAAAAGCTGCAACAACAGCAAGCGCGTGCCTCCACAGATCCAGCGGGTGTTCCAAACTAG